A genomic region of Notamacropus eugenii isolate mMacEug1 chromosome 3, mMacEug1.pri_v2, whole genome shotgun sequence contains the following coding sequences:
- the PPARA gene encoding peroxisome proliferator-activated receptor alpha isoform X2 has protein sequence MVDTESHICPLSPLDDEDLESPLSEEFLQEMGSIQEISPSLGEDSSGAFGFAEYHCLGSGPGSDGSVITDTLSPASSPSSVNYAPAAGGADDSSTLNIECRICGDKASGYHYGVHACEGCKGFFRRTIRLKLAYDKCDRSCKIQKKNRNKCQYCRFQKCLSVGMSHNAIRFGRMPRSEKAKLKAEILTCEHDLEDSEVADLKSLAKRIYEAYLKNFNMNKIKARIILAGKASNNPPFVIHDMETLCMAEKTLVAKLVANGIQNKEAEVRIFHCCQCTSVETVTELTEFAKSIPGFANLDLNDQVTLLKYGVYEAIFAMLSSVMNKDGMLVAYGNGFITREFLKSLRKPFCDIMEPKFDFAMKFNALELDDSDISLFVAAIICCGD, from the exons ATGGTAGACACTGAGAGCCACATCTGCCCCCTCTCTCCACTCGATGATGAGGATCTGGAAAGCCCACTCTCTGAAGAGTTCCTCCAAGAGATGGGCAGCATCCAagaaatctctccctcccttggtGAAGACAGCTCCGGGGCCTTTGGTTTCGCAGAGTATCATTGCTTGGGAAGTGGTCCAGGATCCGATGGGTCTGTCATTACAG acACCCTTTCCCCAGCATCCAGTCCTTCCTCTGTGAATTATGCTCCAGCTGCAGGCGGTGCTGATGATTCTTCCACGTTAAACATCGAGTGCAGAATTTGTGGGGACAAAGCCTCTGGCTACCATTATGGCGTGCACGCCTGTGAAGGCTGTAAG GGGTTTTTCCGGAGGACCATTCGCCTTAAGCTGGCTTATGACAAGTGTGACCGCAGCTgtaaaattcaaaaaaagaatCGTAACAAGTGTCAATATTGCCGTTTCCAGAAGTGCCTTTCAGTTGGAATGTCACACAATG CCATCCGTTTTGGGAGAATGCCGAGGtctgaaaaagcaaaattaaaggcAGAGATTCTTACATGTGAACATGATCTAGAAGATTCAGAAGTCGCAGATCTCAAGTCTCTTGCCAAGCGCATCTATGAAGCCTACTTGAAAAATTTTAACATGAACAAGATCAAGGCCAGAATCATCCTGGCTGGGAAAGCCAGCAACAACCCA CCTTTTGTCATACATGACATGGAAACCCTGTGCATGGCAGAAAAGACACTAGTGGCCAAGCTGGTGGCCAATGGGATCCAGAACAAGGAGGCAGAGGTCCGGATATTCCACTGCTGCCAATGTACCTCGGTAGAGACTGTCACAGAGCTGACAGAGTTTGCGAAATCAATCCCTGGCTTCGCCAATCTAGACCTGAATGACCAGGTGACTTTGCTAAAGTATGGGGTCTATGAAGCCATATTTGCAATGTTGTCGTCAGTAATGAACAAAGATGGGATGTTAGTAGCCTATGGAAATGGCTTCATAACCCGCGAATTCCTGAAAAGCTTGAGAAAACCGTTCTGTGACATCATGGAACCCAAATTTGATTTTGCAATGAAATTCAACGCCTTGGAACTGGACGACAGCGACATCTCCCTCTTTGTGGCCGCTATAATTTGCTGTGGAG aCTAG
- the PPARA gene encoding peroxisome proliferator-activated receptor alpha isoform X1: MVDTESHICPLSPLDDEDLESPLSEEFLQEMGSIQEISPSLGEDSSGAFGFAEYHCLGSGPGSDGSVITDTLSPASSPSSVNYAPAAGGADDSSTLNIECRICGDKASGYHYGVHACEGCKGFFRRTIRLKLAYDKCDRSCKIQKKNRNKCQYCRFQKCLSVGMSHNAIRFGRMPRSEKAKLKAEILTCEHDLEDSEVADLKSLAKRIYEAYLKNFNMNKIKARIILAGKASNNPPFVIHDMETLCMAEKTLVAKLVANGIQNKEAEVRIFHCCQCTSVETVTELTEFAKSIPGFANLDLNDQVTLLKYGVYEAIFAMLSSVMNKDGMLVAYGNGFITREFLKSLRKPFCDIMEPKFDFAMKFNALELDDSDISLFVAAIICCGDRPGLLNVGHIERMQESIVHVLQLHLQSNHPDDIFLFPKLLQKMADLRQLVTEHAQLVQVIKKTESDAALHPLLQEIYRDMY; this comes from the exons ATGGTAGACACTGAGAGCCACATCTGCCCCCTCTCTCCACTCGATGATGAGGATCTGGAAAGCCCACTCTCTGAAGAGTTCCTCCAAGAGATGGGCAGCATCCAagaaatctctccctcccttggtGAAGACAGCTCCGGGGCCTTTGGTTTCGCAGAGTATCATTGCTTGGGAAGTGGTCCAGGATCCGATGGGTCTGTCATTACAG acACCCTTTCCCCAGCATCCAGTCCTTCCTCTGTGAATTATGCTCCAGCTGCAGGCGGTGCTGATGATTCTTCCACGTTAAACATCGAGTGCAGAATTTGTGGGGACAAAGCCTCTGGCTACCATTATGGCGTGCACGCCTGTGAAGGCTGTAAG GGGTTTTTCCGGAGGACCATTCGCCTTAAGCTGGCTTATGACAAGTGTGACCGCAGCTgtaaaattcaaaaaaagaatCGTAACAAGTGTCAATATTGCCGTTTCCAGAAGTGCCTTTCAGTTGGAATGTCACACAATG CCATCCGTTTTGGGAGAATGCCGAGGtctgaaaaagcaaaattaaaggcAGAGATTCTTACATGTGAACATGATCTAGAAGATTCAGAAGTCGCAGATCTCAAGTCTCTTGCCAAGCGCATCTATGAAGCCTACTTGAAAAATTTTAACATGAACAAGATCAAGGCCAGAATCATCCTGGCTGGGAAAGCCAGCAACAACCCA CCTTTTGTCATACATGACATGGAAACCCTGTGCATGGCAGAAAAGACACTAGTGGCCAAGCTGGTGGCCAATGGGATCCAGAACAAGGAGGCAGAGGTCCGGATATTCCACTGCTGCCAATGTACCTCGGTAGAGACTGTCACAGAGCTGACAGAGTTTGCGAAATCAATCCCTGGCTTCGCCAATCTAGACCTGAATGACCAGGTGACTTTGCTAAAGTATGGGGTCTATGAAGCCATATTTGCAATGTTGTCGTCAGTAATGAACAAAGATGGGATGTTAGTAGCCTATGGAAATGGCTTCATAACCCGCGAATTCCTGAAAAGCTTGAGAAAACCGTTCTGTGACATCATGGAACCCAAATTTGATTTTGCAATGAAATTCAACGCCTTGGAACTGGACGACAGCGACATCTCCCTCTTTGTGGCCGCTATAATTTGCTGTGGAG ATCGGCCAGGCCTCTTGAACGTGGGACACATTGAGAGAATGCAAGAGAGTATTGTGCATGTGCTCCAGCTTCACCTGCAGAGCAACCATCCTGATGACATCTTCCTTTTCCCCAAGCTGCTTCAGAAGATGGCAGACCTTCGGCAGCTGGTCACAGAGCATGCTCAGCTGGTGCAAGTCATCAAAAAGACTGAATCTGATGCCGCCCTGCATCCTTTGCTGCAAGAAATCTACAGGGATATGTATTaa